Genomic segment of Bacteroidales bacterium:
GTCGGTGCGTAACGACCTGATCATGGGTACAGGCCGCTCCGATTATCCGAACCAGATCAACAATGTGCTTGGATTTCCTTTTATCTTCAGGGGTGCTATGGATGTTCGCTCAACAAAGATCAATGATGCCATGAAACTGGCAGCAGCTTATGCACTGGCCGACCTGGCCAAACTTCCCGTTCCCGACGAAGTGAACGTTGCCTATAAAACAGGAAACCTGAGGTTCGGAAAAGATTATATCATTCCCAAACCTATGGATCCAAGATTAATTGAACATGTTGCACCTGCTGTAGCAAAAGCGGCCATGGAAAGCGGTGTAGCCCGCAAACCGATCACCGACTGGGATGCTTACCGCGATGAACTGCGTAAGCGCATGGGCCTTGGTGATCCGGTAAAACGGTTTATCAGGTCAAAAGCCCGCATGGATGCAAAGCGTGTTGTTTTTGCTGAAGCAGAAAATTATAAGATTTTAAAAGCCGCCGAATTGGTAAAAGATGAGGGCATGGCTATCCCCATTCTTCTTGGAAACAAAGAAGTCATTGAAGGGATGATCAGGCAATATGAGTTCGAACTCAATGATGTTGAAATTATTGACCCAAAATCAATTGAAGAAAAAGAGCGCAGGTTCAAATTCGCAGAAATGTTTTTTGAAAAACGCAAACGTCGTGGCGTAACAATGGCTGCCGCGCTCGATCGCATGCAGCACCGCAACTATTTTGGCCCCATGCTGGTTGATACCGGCTTTGCCGATGCCATGATTTCCGGATTAACACGCAATTACCCTGATACTATCCGGCCGGCCCTTCAGATCATTGGAAGACGGAAGGACGCCCGTGTTATTTCAGGTATGTATATGATCCTGACCAAAAAAGGGCCTTTCTTCTTTGCCGATACAACGGTGAATATGAACCCTGATGAGGATACCCTGATGGAAATCACCTTGCAGGCAGCCGAGAAGATAAGGGAGTTCAACATTATCCCGCGCATCGCTATGCTCAGTTATTCAAATTTTGGGTCAAATGAAGGCAGAATTCCGTTGATGGTAAGAAATGCGGTTGCAAAACTTCACAAGAATTATCCTGATTTAATCGTAGACGGCGATATCCAGGCCAACTTTGCCCTCAATAACGAAATGCTGAAAGAGAATTTCCCGTTCAGTAAACTGATTGATGGACCGGCAAATACATTGATATTCCCATACCTGACTGCAGGAAATGTGGCTTATAAACTGATGCAGGAAATGGCCGGCTTTGAAGCCGTAGGGCCGATATTGATGGGATTGAACAAGTCAGTTCATATTTTGCAGATGGGCAGTTCGGTTTCAGAAATTGTAAACATGGTGGCTATCGCTGTTATTGATGCGCAAAAAAAGTCAATCGAATCCTGATTTTCAGACCTTAAGTTGAACAAGCGGCTATCTATTCTGTTTTGGAGAGGTAGCCGCTTGCGT
This window contains:
- a CDS encoding NADP-dependent malic enzyme, which codes for MSTKTTLQKEALAYHSEGKPGKIEVIPTKPYFTQRDLSLAYTPGVATPCLEIEKNLDDVYKYTAKGNLVAVISNGTAVLGLGDIGAMAGKPVMEGKGLLFKVFADIDVFDIEVDLKDPQKLIETIIAISPTFGGINLEDIKAPECFEIETKVQEAIDIPVMHDDQHGTAIITSAGLLNALLINGKKIEDIKIVVSGAGASAISCTRLYIALGAKPQNVIMVDSKGVLHKGRTDLNSAKLQFAVETDARTLADAIEGADMFLGLSVAGALKKELLLKMNPNPIVFALANPVPEIMPEEAWSVRNDLIMGTGRSDYPNQINNVLGFPFIFRGAMDVRSTKINDAMKLAAAYALADLAKLPVPDEVNVAYKTGNLRFGKDYIIPKPMDPRLIEHVAPAVAKAAMESGVARKPITDWDAYRDELRKRMGLGDPVKRFIRSKARMDAKRVVFAEAENYKILKAAELVKDEGMAIPILLGNKEVIEGMIRQYEFELNDVEIIDPKSIEEKERRFKFAEMFFEKRKRRGVTMAAALDRMQHRNYFGPMLVDTGFADAMISGLTRNYPDTIRPALQIIGRRKDARVISGMYMILTKKGPFFFADTTVNMNPDEDTLMEITLQAAEKIREFNIIPRIAMLSYSNFGSNEGRIPLMVRNAVAKLHKNYPDLIVDGDIQANFALNNEMLKENFPFSKLIDGPANTLIFPYLTAGNVAYKLMQEMAGFEAVGPILMGLNKSVHILQMGSSVSEIVNMVAIAVIDAQKKSIES